The Penaeus vannamei isolate JL-2024 chromosome 2, ASM4276789v1, whole genome shotgun sequence region atatatatatatatatacacacacacacacacacacacacacacacacacacacacacacacacacacccacacacacacatacacatacaaacacacacacacactcacacacacacacacacaaacacacatacacacacacatacacacacacacacacacacacacacacacacacacactcatatatatatatatatatatatatatatatatatatatatatatatatatatatatatatataatatacatatatatatgtgtgtgtgtgtgtgtgtgtgtgtatgtatatatacacatatacatatacacacaaaccttccttctctctctcccttcctccttccctcctttcctctatccctcaccttcttcctccttccctttttcctttcttccatcctaacttgcttcctccttctctctctctcattccactctCTCTCGACATGGCGCGTGCCTGACGAAATCTTGTGCCAGACAGATGTTCCTTCTCTGCTCTCAGGCTCCCTGTTGTCCTGCGACGTGTGGACATCCCCGCAGCACCTGCTCTTCCAGCTGGCCAACGGCTGCTTCTTCGTCAGCTACCTGGCTCCGTCGCAGCGCAAGGGGCTGCTCTTCATGCACGGGATTCTCATCCTCGGTACGCGATCTTTCGGCCTGCCGTTCAACGCtcttttggtttgtgtttgtgtatatgcgtttatACGTGTATATGGACACAAGATTGTTCTGTTGATGCCTTGTTGTGCGTTCTAGGATTCTTGTTGTACTCCACGTGGGCCTGGAACATCATTTGTGCTCCAGACGTGTTCTCTTGGAATTTCACGTTCATGCTGCTCAACATGGGTCAAACTCTCTACATAATCTACCAGATGAGACCGGTCAAGGTCAACAGAGAGCTTGAGGCGATGTATGAAGCCCTCTTCCAACCACTCAACGTGAGTCTTTTAAACTCTATCCTTCAGTTTCCTCAGTGCATTTTTTTCTAGTTCGCAATGTGTCATAAAACGCCTTTGCCCTTTCCACCCCTAAACATACATCTTAGTCTTCCAAGTGAAAAATCGGCCTTCGAGCTACGTCTCCCTTCCAAACTTTTTCTAAGCTGAAGTATTTACGTTACCAACTAGACGTTCCCTTTGCAAGATAACCAACGTGCGTGTCCCACCTCCCGCAGGTGCCTCGGCTTTTGTTCAAGCGGCTAGTGTCGGTGGAGTACGCGCAGGTGCTGTCGCTCCACGCGGGGGAGGCGTACGCCATGCAGAACCTCACTCGCACGGATCGCCTGGGCCTTCTGCTGTCCGGCAAGGTGATCACAGGCACGATTTCCGGAAGCCACCCTGTAAAGAAGGGACAGGGGACTGTTAGGACTGCAAGCGGAGGCCAAAGGGAACAGACAGGGAAATACATAGCTATGCGAATTCTCCTTCACAATCATTTTCACTTGTACGCCTTTTCATCCCTAAGAATTCATATGTACGTGAatgagatgaataaaagaaacgcACTTTTTTATCcacatatatgtgattgtgtgtgtgtgtctattcatctatctgtctgtctacttgtctacctatttatctatttatctgtatgtatatatgtatacacacacaaatgcacacacacacacacacacaagcacacacacacacacacacacacacacacacacacacacacacacaagcacacacacacacaagcacacacacacacaagcacacacacacacacacacgcacacgcacacacacacacccacacacagacacacacacagacacacacacacacacacacacacacacacacacacacacacacacacacacacacacacacacacacacacacacacacacacacacacacacacatacatacacacacatacatacacacacacacatatatatatgtgtgtgtatatacatatatgtgtgtgtgtgtttatgtgtgtgtgtgtgtgtacatgtatatatatatatatatatatatatatatatatatatatatatatatatatatatatatatatatatatatatgtatatgtgtaaatatatgcgtgcatgtgtgtgtgtgcgtgcttgtgcgtgtatgcgtgtgtatgtcccATGCAGTCATTCTctttgaatgtatacatatgtatgtatccttgTAGGTGAATGTCATGGCGGACAACCAGTTCCTGCACGCCATCACCAACATGCAGTTCCTGGACTCGCCCGAGTTCGAGTCCTCCCGAGCCTCGCTGGACGACAAGTTTAAGGTGAGTCGAAGGAAGGAggttcggcctctctctctctctctctctctctctctctctctctctctctctctctctctctctctctctctctctctctctctctctctctctctctctctctctctctctctctctctctctctctctctctctctctctctctctctctctctctctctctctctctctctctccctctctccctccccgccccggcCATGCGAAGGGGCCTGCTCCGTcatgacgcacacacactcatatacatgtatgtatatatatatatatatatatatatatatatatatatatatatatatatatatatataatatataatatatatatatatttacatatatataaaatatatatataaatacatatatatctatatatatatatattatatatatatatatatatatatatatatatatatatatatgtttatatatatatatatatatatatatatatatatatatatgtatatatatatgtatgtgtgtatatgtgtgtgtatgtgtgtgtgtgtgtgtatgtgtgtgtgtatatatatatatatatatatatatatatatatatatatatatatatatatatatatatatatatatatacatacataaagtgcatatataaatatatgtgtatatatatatatatatatatatatatatatatatatattatatatatatatatatgtatgtatttatatatatatatgtatatatataaatatatatatatatatatatatatatatatatatatatatatatatatatacatatatatatatatgtaagtgtgtatatatatatatatatatatatatatatatatatatatatatatatgtatgtatatatatgaatatatatgtatatatatatgtatatatatatgtatatatatgtatatatataaatatatatatatatgtatatatataaatatagatatatatatatgtatatatatatatatatatatgtatatatatgaatatatatgtatatatatatatatatatatatatatatatatatatatgtatatgtatttatatatgtatatatatatatataaatatatatatatatatatatatatatatatatatatatatatatatatatatgtgtgtatgtgtgtgtgtgtgtgtgtgtgtgtgtgtgtgtgtgtgtgtgtgtgtgtgtgtgtgtgtgtgtgtgtgtgtgtgtgtgtgtgtgcctatatatatatatatatatatatatatatatatatatatatatatatatatatatatatatatgtgtgtgtgtgtgtgtgtgtgtgtgtgtgtgtgtgtgtgtgtgtgtgtgtgtgtgtgtgtgtgtgtgtgtgtgtgtgtgtgtgtgtgtgtgtgtgtgtgtgtgtgtgtgtgtgtgtgtgtgtgggtgtgtgtgtatatatatatatatacatatatatatatatatatatatatatgtgtgtgtgtgtgtgtgtgtgtgcgtgtgtgtctgtatgtctgtttgtgtgtgtgtgtgtgtgtgtgtgtgtatatatatatatatatatatatatatatatatatatatatatatatatatatatatatatgtgtgtgtgtgtgtgtgtgtgtgtgtgtgtgtgtgtgtgtgtgtgtgtgtgtgtgtgtgtgtgtatttatatatgcactttatgtatatatatatatatatatatatatatatatatatatatatatatatatatatatatatatatatatatatatatatacacacaccttatgtatatatatatatatatatatatatatatatatatatatatatatatatatatatatatgtatttatatatatatgtatatatatatatatatatatatatatatatatatatatatatatatatatatatatatatatatttatagatacactttatgtatatatatatatatatatatatatatatatatatatatatatatatatatatatatatatttatatatatatatatatatatatatatatatatatatatatatataatatatatatatatatatttatatatatatgtatatatatatatatatatatatatatatatatatatatatatatatatatatatatatatatattcatatatacactttatgtatatatatatatatatatatatatatatatatatatatatatatatatatatatatatttatagatacactttatgtatatatatatatatatatatatatatatatatatatatatttatagatacactttatgtatatatatatatatatatatatatatatatatatatatatatatatatttatggatacactttatatatatatatatatatatatatatatatatatatatatatatatatatatatatatatatatatatgtacatgtatatatatatatatatatatatatatatatatatatatatatatatatgtataaatatattatatatatacatatacatatatatatatatatatgtatatatagatagatagatagatagatagatataatatttgtatctatatttatatgtatatatatatatatatatatatatatatatatatatatatatatatatatgtgtgtgtgtgtgtgtgtgtgtgtgtgtgtgtgtgtgtgtatatatatatatatatatatatatatatatatatatatatatatatatatatgtatatatatatatatatatatatatttatatatatatatatatatatatatatgtgtgtgtgggtgtgtgtgggtgtgtgtgtgtgtgtgtgtgtgtgtgagtgagtgtgagtgtgtgtgtgtgtgtgtgtgtgtgtgtgtgtgtgtgtgtgtgtgtgtgtgtgtgtgtgtgtgtgtgtgtgtgtgtgtgtgtgtgtgtgtgcgtgtgcgtgtgcgtgtgcgtgagtgtacgttgcgtgtgtgtgtgtgtgtgtttatacatatacatatatacatatacatatacatacacacacacacacacacacacacacacacacacacacacacacacacacacacacatatatatatatatatatatatatatatatatatatatgtatatatatataaataaataaataaatatatatatatatatatatacatatatacatatatatgtttatatatgtatgaatatatatatatatatataaatatatatatatatatatatatatatatatatatatatatatatatatatatatatatatatatatgtatgcatgtatgtatatatgtatatgtatatatatacatatatatgtatgtatgtatgtatgtatatatatatatatatatatatatatatatatatatatatatatatatatatatacataaagtgtaaatatatatatggaagaaaaacccacaatgcacaaactagatttattgatgaaagtgagacaacagtttcggatatatatatatatatatatatatatatatatatatatatatatatatatatatatatatatatatatatgtgtgtgtgtgtgtgtgtatgtgtgtgtgtgtgtgtgtgtgtgtgtgtgtgtgtgtgtgtgtgtgtgtgtgtgtgtgtgtgtgtgtctgtgtgtatatttgtatgtgtgtgtgtgtatatatatatatttatatatatatacatatatatatatatatatatatatatatatatatatatatatatatatatatatatatatatatacatgcacacacaaacacacaaacactcacacaagcacagacacacacacacacacataaatatatataaatatatatatatatatatatatatatatatatacatatatatatatatgcgtgtgtgtgtgtgtgtgtgtgtgtgtgtgtgtgtgtgtgtgtgtgtgtgtgtgtgtgtgtgtgtctgtgtgtgtgtatatatatatatatatatatatatatatatatatatataatacatatatataatatatatatatatatatatatatatatatatatatatatatatatatatatatatatatatatatacgtatgtatatgtatatgttatatgtgtgtgtgtgtgtgaatatatatattattatatattatgcgtatcacacacacacacacacacacacacacacacacacacacacacacacacacacacacacacacatacatacacacatacacacacacacacacacacacacacatacacacacacacacacagacacacacacacaaacacacacacacacacacacacacacacacacacacacacacatgcatatatacatacacacacacacacaccgtagtcCATTATGTAATGCTTTGTTTTCCAATCGTCTTGTATTTGAAAATGGGGTAGCGTTTTCCTTAGAATTCTGCAACGTGTTGGAGATACCTGAAAAGCGTTGCAAAATCCAAGCCGTGTAAAACCTGTCGTGCTGACCCTCCCGTTGCAGGTGTCCATCATAGCCGCCACCACGTGCAGGTACGTGTTCTGGCAGCGCACGAGCCTGGAGTACTTGTTCGTGAAGGAGCCGTACTTGGCGACCGTTCTGTCCACCATCATCGCCAGGGACATCACCTCCAAACTCTATAACATGAATCAAAAGGTTGGTGAGCGCGGGCTGTGTTGCAGAGGCTGATGCGAGAAGAGGTTTAGCGTCCCTAGACTGCGTTTCGATTTCATATTTGTTTACGTCTCCTCTTGCAGTGATTCATAATCTCATTCCATGTTGCTTCAATGGGACAGCGGTCTCTCGGATAATTTTGAATATCAGTCGACCCTTTATCCCCCCATTCATTCCATCGGCCCCATCGCCACGCCTCTTTGCCTTCTCGAATGTTCCAGATCGTGACCGAGAAAGGATCCCACCTGGACATCCGGCTGCCTCTGCTGACGTCATCGCTGTCGTCATCGTGTGGGGGAGACAGCTCGCTCCGCTCCCCCGCGCGCTGCTCTATCAGGTCACTCTCTTTTGTTAAGCTTCGTTCattcgcttgtgtgtgtgtgtgtgtgtgtgtgtgtgtgtgtgtgtgtgtgtgtgtttatttgcatatgtgtatgcgtgcaaaCAAGTTTTTTTGGGGGCTGTGTCATTTTTCATGTCCATGTTTCTTGGCATACGTCTATCTACGTATTGTTAtagcccacatacacatacatgcatgtagacCTATAAACCCTTCAAAATATACGGTATACCTACACATTGCCGTTGGCGCCCCGTGCACTCTCCCCTTTGGCCTTCTGCCGCAGGTCCGGGGGCGGGGGCGTTGGCTGTGTGGGCGGAGGGCACGGAGGAAGCGACAGCAGCACCGGCGGCGTCGGGTGCACGGGCGGCCTGGCGTCGTCTCTGGCGGGCGTGGCAGGTTTGGGCATGAGTGCCAAACATGCACGGCACGGGTACACTATCCTGCCTACATCAGCCCCAGGTAAGACGCGCCTCTTTATGGTCGTTATACACATTCTGTTGAGCATATCAGTGCCTAATCAGAAAGCTGATCTCCGCTGctgccctccctttcctcgctcgcttcctttccccactctcaTTCCGGCCTTCCTTCCCCGCCTCACTCGAGCGCCTTGTCTGCCAAGACCTGAGCAGCGCTGTCTTCTCGTTTCCGGTGGCGCAGCGTACGAGGGGCGGGAGCCAGAGGCGCCGTGCCGCGAGGGGGGTCGCGGAGGCACCTTCCGCGACCACCTGGGCTACCGCGAGAACGGCTACGTGCCCAACGGCCGGCCCGAGATGACCCCGCTCACCGAGCTGCCGTCCACGGACTCGCTCACGGACACCAGCCACGACATCCAGACCTGGCTCGAGGACTCGTCTCGCTACGCCCACCAGTAGCCGCCCGGCGGAGCCTCCGGTCCTGCTGCGTCGGCCTTCGAGGGCGGGGGCGGGACGCCGCTCCGGCCGAGGCGCGGCATGGAGGCGGTGGGGCGATTTTCCTGAAATATCTTTCTTTCacatttacacgtacacacacacacacacgcgcgcgcgcgcacacacacacacacacacacacacacacacacacacacacacacacacacacacacacacacacacacacacacacacacacacacacacacacacacacacacacactcacccactcactcactcactcactcactcactcacgcactcactcacacacacacacacacacacacacacacacacacacacacacacacacacacacacacacacacacacacatacacatacacacacacacatacacacacacactcacacacacacacacacacacacacacacacacacacacacacacacatacacacacacatgtacacacctacacatacacacacacacacacacacacacacacacactcactcactcactcactcactcactcacttacacacactcacacacacacacgcacacacgcacacacacacacacacacacacacacacacacacatacacata contains the following coding sequences:
- the LOC113819583 gene encoding popeye domain-containing protein 3-like; translated protein: MPSDAGVAEWPANLTDALNGSDPRREDDWPLGDYTNSTFLGSLLSCDVWTSPQHLLFQLANGCFFVSYLAPSQRKGLLFMHGILILGFLLYSTWAWNIICAPDVFSWNFTFMLLNMGQTLYIIYQMRPVKVNRELEAMYEALFQPLNVPRLLFKRLVSVEYAQVLSLHAGEAYAMQNLTRTDRLGLLLSGKVNVMADNQFLHAITNMQFLDSPEFESSRASLDDKFKVSIIAATTCRYVFWQRTSLEYLFVKEPYLATVLSTIIARDITSKLYNMNQKIVTEKGSHLDIRLPLLTSSLSSSCGGDSSLRSPARCSIRSGGGGVGCVGGGHGGSDSSTGGVGCTGGLASSLAGVAGLGMSAKHARHGYTILPTSAPAYEGREPEAPCREGGRGGTFRDHLGYRENGYVPNGRPEMTPLTELPSTDSLTDTSHDIQTWLEDSSRYAHQ